A portion of the Hoplias malabaricus isolate fHopMal1 chromosome 1, fHopMal1.hap1, whole genome shotgun sequence genome contains these proteins:
- the LOC136693806 gene encoding dr1-associated corepressor isoform X2 gives MPGQKRKYNVRFPPGRIKKIMQKDTEVGRMATAVPVIISKALEMFLISFLTKTSSITQSKHSRVMSINHMKQCIETEKLFDFLKDLAEQACGAATSKEDKAKGKCPGHRKWNTSLKPKSPEREELPKRTTTTTTSTTNTEPIIHSDSSSESELVICLETQSP, from the exons ATGCCCGGACAGAAACGCAAATACAACGTTCGCTTTCCACCT GGTCGCATTAAGAAGATCATGCAGAAAGACACAGAGGTAGGGAGAATGGCCACCGCTGTCCCGGTCATCATAT CCAAAGCTTTGGAAATGTTCTTGATCTCCTTCCTCACCAAGACCAGCTCTATCACGCAGTCCAAGCACAGCCGGGTCATGTCCATCAACCACAT GAAACAGTGCATCGAGACCGAGAAGCTGTTTGACTTTCTGAAGGACCTTGCAGAACAGGCCTGTGGTGCAGCAACATCTAAAGAAGACAAAGCCAAGGGGAAGTGTCCGGGGCACAG AAAGTGGAACACGTCTCTCAAACCCAAAtcacctgagagagaggagctgcCCAAGaggaccaccaccaccaccacctccaccaccaacaccGAGCCGATCATCCACAGCGACTCGTCCAGT GAGTCGGAGCTTGTCATCTGTTTGGAGACGCAGTCACCTTGA
- the amy2al1 gene encoding amyAc_bac_euk_AmyA and Aamy_C domain-containing protein has translation MKLLVLAGLLALSFGRHDPHMKHGRTSIVHLFEWRWADIAIECERYLAPKGFGGIQISPPSESIVITNPWHPWWQRYQPISYNLCSRSGTEEELKDMITRCNNVSVNIYVDVVINHMCGAAAGEGNHSDCGTYFNAQKKDFPSVPYSSWDFNDGKCKTVSGEIENYHDIFQVRDCQLVSLLDLAMESNYVRGKVAEYMNKLIDMGVAGFRVDACKHMWPGDLIAIYDRLHNLNTTWFSNGSKPFIYQEVIDLGGEPIQASEYTGLGRVTEFKYSSKLGTVMRKWEKEKLCYLKNWGEGWAFKPSDKAVVFVDNHDNQRGHGAGGAAVLTFWDARLYKMAMGFMLAHPYGVTRVMSSYRWDRRFENGKDQNDWMGPPSHGNGSTKSVPINPDSTCGDGWVCEHRWRQIRNMVIFRNVVHGQPFSNWWDNGNNQIAFSRGNRGFIVINNNDGTLDETLDTGLPEGTYCDVISGDKHCAGCSGKQLHVDREGKAHFYISGEDEDPFIAIHIDAKL, from the exons ATGAAGCTTCTGGTTTTGGCAGGACTGCTAGCCCTGAGCTTTGGTCGGCACGATCCTCACATGAAACATGGCAGAACGTCCATTGTCCATCTTTTTGAGTGGCGCTGGGCAGATATTGCTATAGAATGTGAGAGGTACTTGGCACCAAAAGGCTTCGGAGGAATTCAG atCTCCCCTCCCAGTGAGAGCATTGTGATAACCAATCCTTGGCATCCGTGGTGGCAGAGGTACCAACCAATCAGCTACAACCTTTGCTCCAGGTCTGGCACGGAGGAGGAGTTGAAGGATATGATCACCCGCTGCAACAATGTCTCA GTAAACATCTATGTGGACGTGGTCATTAATCATATGTGTGGAGCAGCTGCTGGAGAAGGCAATCACTCAGACTGTGGCACATACTTCAATGCCCAAAAGAAGGACTTCCCTTCTGTCCCCTACTCTTCCTGGGACTTCAATGATGGCAAGTGTAAAACTGTCAGTGGTGAAATTGAGAACTACCATGATATTTTTCAG GTAAGAGACTGTCAGCTGGTGAGTCTCCTGGACCTTGCCATGGAGAGTAACTATGTGAGGGGAAAAGTGGCTGAATACATGAACAAGCTGATTGACATGGGTGTTGCTGGATTCAGAGTGGATGCTTGCAAGCACATGTGGCCCGGTGACCTCATCGCAATTTATGACAGACTGCACAACCTCAACACCACTTGGTTCTCAAATGGTTCTAAGCCATTCATTTACCAAGAG gTTATTGACCTGGGTGGGGAGCCCATCCAAGCCAGTGAGTACACTGGTCTCGGGAGAGTGACTGAGTTTAAGTACAGCTCCAAACTGGGCACTGTCATGCGCAAGTGGGAGAAAGAGAAGCTGTGCTACCTGAA AAACTGGGGAGAGGGCTGGGCTTTTAAGCCGTCTGATAAAGCTGTGGTGTTTGTAGACAATCATGACAACCAAAGAGGCCATGGAGCTGGAGGAGCTGCCGTCCTCACTTTCTGGGATGCCAG GCTTTATAAGATGGCTATGGGCTTCATGCTCGCTCATCCCTACGGTGTGACCAGAGTGATGTCCAGCTACCGTTGGGACAGACGATTTGAGAATGGAAAG GACCAGAATGACTGGATGGGCCCACCAAGCCATGGCAATGGATCCACCAAATCTGTGCCCATCAACCCAGACTCCACCTGCGGAgatgggtgggtgtgtgaacaCAGGTGGCGCCAGATCAG GAATATGGTGATATTCCGAAATGTCGTGCATGGACAGCCTTTCTCCAACTGGTGGGACAATGGCAATAATCAGATCGCTTTCAGTCGTGGCAACCGGGGATTCATTGTAATCAACAACAATGACGG GACCCTGGATGAGACTCTGGACACTGGGCTTCCTGAGGGCACTTACTGCGATGTGATCTCTGGGGATAAACATTGTGCTGGATGCTCAGGGAAGCAGCTTCACGTGGACAGAGAAGGAAAAGCCCACTTCTACATAAGCGGCGAAGACGAGGACCCATTCATCGCCATTCACATAGATGCTAAACTGTAG
- the LOC136693816 gene encoding rho-related GTP-binding protein RhoB — MAAIRKKLVVVGDGACGKTCLLIVFSKDEFPEVYVPTVFENYVADIEVDGRQVELALWDTAGQEDYDRLRPLSYPDTDVILMCFSVDSPDSLENIPEKWVPEVKHFCPNVPIILVANKKDLRNDESVRGELARLKQEPVRAEDGRAMAVRIGAYDYLECSAKTKDGVRDVFETATRAALQKRARPPGGCAQCCKLL, encoded by the coding sequence ATGGCTGCGATCCGAAAGAAGCTCGTGGTGGTCGGGGACGGCGCGTGCGGTAAGACGTGTCTGCTGATCGTCTTTAGTAAAGATGAGTTCCCGGAGGTCTATGTGCCTACCGTCTTCGAGAACTACGTGGCGGACATCGAGGTGGATGGCAGGCAGGTGGAGCTGGCGCTGTGGGACACGGCCGGCCAGGAGGACTACGACCGACTGCGGCCGCTCTCCTACCCGGACACGGACGTGATCCTCATGTGCTTCTCGGTAGACAGCCCAGACTCGCTGGAGAACATCCCGGAGAAGTGGGTGCCCGAGGTCAAGCACTTCTGCCCCAACGTGCCCATCATCCTTGTGGCCAACAAGAAGGACCTGCGCAACGACGAGAGCGTGCGGGGCGAGCTCGCGCGCCTCAAGCAGGAACCGGTGCGCGCGGAGGACGGTCGGGCCATGGCCGTGCGCATCGGCGCCTACGACTACCTCGAGTGCTCCGCCAAGACCAAGGACGGCGTGCGGGATGTGTTCGAGACGGCGACCCGCGCTGCCTTGCAGAAACGGGCGAGGCCCCCAGGCGGCTGCGCGCAGTGCTGCAAACTGCTGTGA
- the ahsa1b gene encoding activator of 90 kDa heat shock protein ATPase homolog 1b, which translates to MAKWGEGDPRWIVEERADATNVNNWHWTERDATNWSSEKLKELLVGISVENDEGKCEITEVTKLEGEASINNRKGKLIFFYEWNLKAKWKGTSTSGIKYKGNIEVPNLSDENEMEDLDISVSLCKDESETPLFQLMKKEGSRKVREALGSYVGFLKTEFTQGMILPTANGVTKQQTPQAKVKMDNTQIGSSSTAAPPSTGVRIPTCKFSLKDTFLTSPEDLYRVFLKQEMVQAFTHSAAVVEPEKGGKFRLLDGNVFGEFQELVPEEKIVMKWRFKTWPTEHYATVTLTFTDKGNETELKVDCRAVPESEEDRTREGWQRYYCQAIKQTFGYGARLC; encoded by the exons ATGGCGAAGTGGGGAGAAGGAGACCCTCGGTGGATCGTGGAGGAGAGAGCGGACGCTACAAACGTCAACAACTGGCACTG GACAGAGAGGGACGCCACAAACTGGTCTTCAGAGAAGCTGAAGGAGCTGCTGGTGGGGATAAGCGTAGAAAACGATGAAGGCAAATGTGAGATCACAGAGGTCACAAAGTTGGAAGGTGAGGCTTCCATTAACAACCGTAAAGGGAAGCTCATCTTCTTCTACGAGTGGAACTTGAAGGCCAAATGGAAAG ggACATCAACATCAGGAATCAAATACAAAGGAAATATTGAAGTTCCAAACCTCTCAGATGAAAACGAAATGGAGGATCTAGAT ATCAGTGTGAGCCTTTGTAAAGATGAGTCTGAAACACCACTGTTTCAGCTCATGAAGAAGGAAGGGTCCAGAAAAGTCCGTGAGGCGCTGGGCAGCTATGTGGGGTTTCTCAAAACAG AGTTCACACAGGGCATGATCTTACCTACAGCCAACGGTGTGACCAAACAGCAGACACCCCAGGCAAAAGTAAAAATGGACAACACCCAG ATTGGCTCCAGCAGTACAGCTGCACCCCCTTCCACAGGGGTCAGGATCCCAACCTGCAAGTTCTCGCTGAAGGACACGTTCCTTACGTCGCCGGAGGATCTCTACAGGGTCTTCCTCAAACAAGAG ATGGTGCAGGCGTTTACACACAGTGCTGCTGTCGTTGAGCCAGAAAAAGGAGGCAAGTTCCGGCTGCTGGACGGGAACGTGTTTGGAGAGTTCCAGGAGCTG GTTCCTGAGGAGAAGATAGTCATGAAATGGAGGTTCAAGACATGGCCGACTG AGCACTACGCCACGGTGACCCTGACGTTCACAGACAAAGGCAACGAGACGGAGCTGAAGGTGGACTGTCGGGCTGTGCCCGAGAGTGAGGAGGACCGCACGCGAGAGGGCTGGCAGCGGTACTACTGCCAGGCCATCAAACAGACGTTTGGCTACGGTGCACGACTCTGCTGA
- the LOC136693806 gene encoding dr1-associated corepressor isoform X1 has protein sequence MPGQKRKYNVRFPPGRIKKIMQKDTEVGRMATAVPVIISKALEMFLISFLTKTSSITQSKHSRVMSINHMKQCIETEKLFDFLKDLAEQACGAATSKEDKAKGKCPGHRRKWNTSLKPKSPEREELPKRTTTTTTSTTNTEPIIHSDSSSESELVICLETQSP, from the exons ATGCCCGGACAGAAACGCAAATACAACGTTCGCTTTCCACCT GGTCGCATTAAGAAGATCATGCAGAAAGACACAGAGGTAGGGAGAATGGCCACCGCTGTCCCGGTCATCATAT CCAAAGCTTTGGAAATGTTCTTGATCTCCTTCCTCACCAAGACCAGCTCTATCACGCAGTCCAAGCACAGCCGGGTCATGTCCATCAACCACAT GAAACAGTGCATCGAGACCGAGAAGCTGTTTGACTTTCTGAAGGACCTTGCAGAACAGGCCTGTGGTGCAGCAACATCTAAAGAAGACAAAGCCAAGGGGAAGTGTCCGGGGCACAG AAGAAAGTGGAACACGTCTCTCAAACCCAAAtcacctgagagagaggagctgcCCAAGaggaccaccaccaccaccacctccaccaccaacaccGAGCCGATCATCCACAGCGACTCGTCCAGT GAGTCGGAGCTTGTCATCTGTTTGGAGACGCAGTCACCTTGA